One Synergistales bacterium DNA window includes the following coding sequences:
- a CDS encoding ArsA family ATPase codes for MQTVFFTGKGGVGKSSLSAALAWQLADKGNRVLATSFDPAHNLGDIFGEQLSHTKRRYQDTTLFLQETDLEQSAQEYLKANMGLLEEVYSYTRTLNMDRYFKILRYSPGVEEYAALTAMEQLFREERNNFDYLVIDTPPTGLTLRILALPTVTVTWIDRLVGIRREILDKRHTIHNIMGKYDEEGTRLAYTEKDDAVMQKLREMRDRYDRVRTTLEGADTGIAVVTNPDFLSLRESQRLLKGITELQLPLRTLFTNKVTGESEATAERLERELLGTREDVTRKRVPLIQHEQPACYIMDTDLVAPLGLAQTPGEHR; via the coding sequence GCAAGGGCGGCGTCGGCAAGTCCTCGCTGTCGGCGGCGCTGGCCTGGCAGCTGGCCGATAAGGGGAACCGGGTGCTGGCCACCTCCTTCGACCCCGCCCACAACCTGGGGGACATCTTTGGGGAGCAGCTTTCCCACACCAAACGGCGCTATCAGGACACCACGCTCTTTCTGCAGGAGACCGACCTGGAGCAGTCGGCCCAGGAGTACCTCAAGGCCAACATGGGACTCCTGGAGGAGGTCTACAGCTACACCCGGACGCTGAACATGGACCGCTACTTCAAGATCCTCCGCTATTCGCCGGGTGTGGAGGAATACGCCGCACTGACCGCCATGGAACAGCTCTTCCGGGAGGAACGGAACAACTTCGACTACCTGGTGATCGACACGCCGCCCACGGGCCTCACGCTGCGCATCCTGGCGCTCCCCACGGTGACCGTCACCTGGATCGACCGACTGGTCGGCATCCGCAGGGAGATCCTCGACAAGCGCCACACCATCCACAACATCATGGGCAAGTACGACGAGGAGGGCACCAGGCTGGCCTACACGGAGAAGGACGACGCGGTCATGCAGAAGCTCCGGGAGATGCGCGACCGCTACGACAGGGTGCGGACCACGCTGGAAGGTGCCGACACGGGCATCGCCGTGGTCACCAACCCCGACTTCCTCTCCCTCCGGGAATCACAGCGTCTGCTGAAGGGGATCACGGAGCTGCAGCTGCCCCTGCGGACGCTCTTCACCAACAAGGTCACCGGAGAGAGCGAGGCAACCGCAGAGAGGCTGGAACGCGAGCTGCTCGGCACGCGGGAGGACGTCACGCGGAAACGGGTGCCGCTGATCCAGCATGAGCAACCGGCCTGCTATATCATGGACACCGATCTCGTTGCACCGCTGGGGCTTGCGCAAACACCAGGGGAACACCGGTAG